The following coding sequences are from one Thermocrinis jamiesonii window:
- the ftsH gene encoding ATP-dependent zinc metalloprotease FtsH → MQWMKNLFTWILIIGFMILAFNVFSSSNRESAVKTPINTILELAEEGKLKEVKIKDNTLVGITTEGQKVETGLPPGTDIVGKLIDKGVRVEVAVQEHGGWWLTFLISWLPILLFIGIWIYMMRQVSGGGGGGARGAFSFGKSRAKVYIDEKPKVTLNDVAGMDEVKEEVKEIIEYLKDPVRFQRLGGRPPKGVLLYGEPGVGKTLLAKAIAGEAHVPFISVSGSDFVEMFVGVGAARVRDLFETAKKHAPCIIFIDEIDAVGRSRGAFNIGGGHDEREQTLNQLLVEMDGFDTSEGIIVIAATNRPDILDPALLRPGRFDRQIFIPKPDVKGRYEILKVHARNKKLAPNVDLEIVARATPGFNGADLENVLNEAALLAARKGKDAIEMEDIEEAIDRITMGLERKGMVISPKEKEKIAYHEAGHAIMSLMVPGSDALHKVSIIPRGMALGVTQQLPIDDKHMYDKQDLMGRLVVLFGGRAAEEVFYGKEGITTGAENDLQRATELAYRMVSMWGMSENVGPVAVRRVVNPFLGGMTTSIDISEALKREIDEEVKCILTEAYNMAKSIIETYKEPIRAVVKRLLEKETISCEEFIEVLRLYGVEVKNECKKEEFKKEESKQEEKITV, encoded by the coding sequence ATGCAGTGGATGAAAAACTTATTCACCTGGATTTTAATAATTGGTTTTATGATCCTCGCTTTTAACGTGTTTAGTTCGTCAAACAGAGAGTCTGCAGTTAAAACTCCGATAAATACCATACTTGAACTGGCAGAGGAGGGCAAGCTCAAAGAGGTCAAGATAAAAGACAATACTTTGGTAGGTATAACTACAGAGGGTCAGAAGGTTGAAACGGGCTTGCCACCTGGGACAGACATAGTTGGCAAATTGATAGATAAAGGCGTTAGGGTAGAGGTGGCGGTCCAAGAGCATGGTGGTTGGTGGCTCACCTTTTTGATCTCTTGGCTACCCATACTGCTCTTCATAGGTATATGGATTTACATGATGAGGCAGGTAAGCGGTGGAGGTGGAGGTGGAGCAAGGGGAGCTTTCAGCTTTGGGAAAAGTAGGGCAAAGGTCTATATTGACGAAAAGCCAAAGGTAACGCTAAACGATGTAGCTGGAATGGACGAGGTAAAGGAGGAGGTAAAGGAAATCATAGAATATTTGAAGGATCCTGTTAGGTTTCAAAGGCTTGGGGGAAGACCACCTAAGGGTGTGCTTCTTTATGGAGAGCCGGGCGTTGGAAAAACCCTTTTGGCAAAGGCAATAGCAGGGGAGGCTCATGTGCCTTTTATATCTGTTTCTGGTTCAGACTTTGTGGAGATGTTCGTAGGTGTGGGTGCGGCAAGGGTAAGGGACCTGTTTGAAACTGCCAAAAAGCACGCACCTTGCATCATATTCATAGACGAGATAGACGCAGTGGGAAGGTCAAGGGGTGCATTCAACATAGGTGGGGGGCACGACGAAAGAGAACAAACTCTAAACCAGCTTTTGGTAGAGATGGACGGCTTTGACACTTCAGAAGGTATAATCGTCATAGCTGCCACAAACAGACCGGACATCTTAGACCCAGCCCTCTTAAGACCCGGAAGGTTTGACAGACAGATCTTCATTCCAAAGCCCGACGTAAAGGGAAGGTATGAGATACTAAAGGTGCATGCAAGAAACAAAAAGCTTGCTCCCAACGTAGACCTTGAGATCGTAGCAAGGGCTACGCCTGGGTTTAACGGTGCAGACCTTGAAAATGTCTTAAACGAAGCTGCGCTCCTTGCTGCAAGAAAAGGAAAGGACGCTATAGAGATGGAGGACATAGAGGAGGCAATAGACAGGATCACGATGGGTTTGGAAAGAAAAGGTATGGTTATATCTCCAAAGGAAAAAGAAAAAATAGCCTATCACGAAGCAGGACATGCCATAATGAGCTTGATGGTGCCAGGTTCGGACGCCCTACACAAGGTTTCTATTATCCCAAGGGGAATGGCCCTTGGAGTTACCCAACAACTGCCCATAGACGACAAACACATGTATGACAAACAGGACCTTATGGGAAGGCTTGTGGTTCTATTTGGGGGAAGAGCAGCAGAAGAAGTGTTTTACGGTAAAGAAGGCATAACCACAGGTGCGGAAAATGACCTGCAGAGGGCAACAGAATTAGCTTATAGGATGGTTTCCATGTGGGGTATGAGCGAAAACGTAGGTCCGGTGGCGGTAAGAAGGGTAGTCAATCCCTTCTTGGGAGGCATGACCACATCCATAGACATAAGCGAAGCGCTAAAAAGGGAAATAGACGAAGAGGTAAAGTGCATACTTACAGAGGCATACAACATGGCAAAGAGTATAATAGAAACTTACAAAGAACCTATTAGGGCTGTGGTTAAAAGATTGCTTGAAAAGGAAACCATATCCTGCGAAGAGTTTATAGAGGTCCTAAGGCTTTACGGCGTTGAGGTAAAGAACGAGTGCAAGAAAGAGGAGTTTAAGAAAGAAGAAAGTAAGCAAGAAGAAAAAATTACAGTGTAA
- the clpP gene encoding ATP-dependent Clp endopeptidase proteolytic subunit ClpP, giving the protein MRILDQLVPIVIEQTPRGERAYDIYSRLLQDRIVLLGYPIDDHVANLIVAQLLFLEAQDPEKDIYMYINSPGGSVTAGMAIYDTMQYIKPDVVTICIGQAASMGAVLLAAGTKGKRYALPHARIMIHQPLGGITGQATDIIIHAEEIKRIKNMLNEILAFHTGQPLEKIEKDVERDYFMSAQEAVEYGIVDKVITKRT; this is encoded by the coding sequence ATGAGAATACTTGACCAACTTGTGCCTATAGTTATAGAACAAACGCCGAGGGGAGAAAGGGCTTACGACATATACTCAAGGCTTTTGCAGGATAGAATCGTTCTACTTGGATATCCAATAGATGATCACGTAGCTAACCTTATAGTTGCCCAGCTTCTTTTCTTGGAAGCGCAGGACCCCGAAAAGGACATATACATGTACATAAACAGTCCAGGAGGTTCTGTCACCGCAGGTATGGCTATATACGATACTATGCAATACATAAAGCCCGATGTGGTAACCATATGCATAGGACAGGCTGCATCTATGGGCGCGGTGCTTTTGGCAGCGGGGACAAAGGGTAAAAGGTATGCCCTTCCCCATGCAAGGATAATGATCCATCAACCCTTAGGTGGAATAACCGGTCAGGCGACGGACATAATAATCCATGCGGAGGAAATAAAGAGGATAAAGAACATGCTAAATGAGATACTTGCTTTCCACACAGGACAGCCCTTAGAAAAGATAGAGAAAGATGTGGAAAGGGACTACTTTATGTCTGCCCAAGAGGCGGTAGAATACGGCATAGTTGATAAGGTTATCACAAAGAGAACTTAG
- a CDS encoding lipoyl protein ligase domain-containing protein, producing MWRVLYTGQRPQHENIALDQIMLELRSEGKIPNTIRFLQFKPECVLIGYHQSVEQEVRLEYTQREGIEVGRRITGGGAIYFDETQIGWEVIADRRDFGNLSFEEITAKICTAVAKGLQKLGIPAQFRPRNDIEVEGRKISGTGGVFEGNAFLYQGTILMDFNVERMLKSLQIPVEKLTSKGIKSAEDRVEWVKRYLGKLPEKEEVFSAILEGLSEELGIEFEWGELTEEEKKLLEQRKEYYKSPEWVYEVKKSSSDPEFLFGIYRCLGGTFRVSAKVDPERKVLEQIIINGDFFVNPKRLIYDLEAYLKHTHLSDVERRIREFFKNKEWEGLNLTVDDIVEAVLFPLRKIEGVELGIGKKNFNQIIGSIGGGLIENIKNAKVMLLPYCAKPRWCDYRHLDDCGECGGCTVGDAYRLAYQKGMIPITITSFELLRDTLKWCAENGYTYIGHCCYEFYEKRYEIFQKASKEGAKGVLFDIVGTTCYSLGVEEEEKAYHGEFTVELDLIKDTLEKSLAIKEDLPQVQRKESPKFDFSPYFSEFIPPYYKKPKAVPSPQEDRTRTAVQKEVFLGEATIEGKAVSYEQALEELAQWIERSQNPTLVVGPLLFWDWQEEELRKKAQAIKKLIQKVKKFQVKVLPDYRPKLKKYDPSLEMDPPNPHETILHDKNDLTVLVGVHCYRTDFVIRLLKKHTKTKVVTLCGLYGHPEAHLSTSFTDESKLAKLLELL from the coding sequence ATGTGGAGGGTTTTATATACAGGCCAAAGGCCACAGCACGAGAACATAGCCCTTGACCAGATTATGCTTGAGCTAAGGTCTGAGGGAAAAATCCCAAATACCATAAGGTTTTTGCAGTTTAAGCCCGAGTGCGTCCTAATAGGTTATCATCAGTCCGTAGAACAAGAAGTTAGACTTGAATACACCCAAAGGGAAGGCATAGAGGTGGGTAGAAGGATAACGGGGGGCGGTGCCATATACTTTGACGAAACCCAAATAGGATGGGAGGTAATAGCGGACAGAAGAGACTTTGGAAACCTAAGCTTTGAGGAGATCACCGCAAAGATATGCACCGCAGTAGCAAAGGGACTCCAAAAGCTTGGCATACCAGCCCAATTTAGACCAAGGAACGACATAGAGGTGGAGGGTAGAAAAATATCGGGCACCGGTGGAGTTTTTGAAGGCAATGCCTTTCTTTATCAAGGAACTATTTTGATGGACTTTAACGTGGAGCGTATGCTAAAGTCTTTGCAGATTCCCGTGGAAAAGCTAACCTCAAAGGGTATAAAGTCTGCAGAGGACAGAGTGGAGTGGGTAAAAAGATACTTGGGAAAGCTTCCGGAAAAGGAGGAGGTCTTTTCTGCCATACTGGAAGGTCTTTCAGAAGAACTGGGTATTGAGTTTGAGTGGGGAGAACTAACAGAAGAGGAAAAGAAGCTTTTAGAACAAAGAAAAGAATACTACAAAAGCCCAGAGTGGGTTTATGAGGTTAAGAAGTCTTCTTCTGACCCAGAGTTTCTTTTTGGTATATACCGCTGTCTTGGTGGAACTTTTAGGGTCTCTGCAAAGGTAGATCCAGAGCGCAAGGTCCTGGAGCAGATCATCATAAACGGAGACTTCTTTGTAAATCCAAAAAGACTAATATATGACCTTGAAGCATACTTAAAGCACACCCACCTTTCGGACGTAGAAAGAAGGATCAGGGAGTTTTTCAAAAACAAGGAGTGGGAAGGTTTGAACCTTACCGTGGACGATATAGTTGAGGCGGTCTTGTTTCCACTAAGGAAGATAGAGGGGGTTGAACTTGGTATAGGAAAAAAAAACTTTAATCAAATAATAGGCAGTATAGGAGGGGGGCTAATAGAAAACATAAAGAACGCAAAGGTTATGCTCTTGCCTTATTGTGCCAAGCCCCGTTGGTGTGACTACAGACACTTAGACGATTGTGGAGAGTGTGGGGGATGCACTGTTGGAGATGCCTACAGGCTTGCCTACCAAAAGGGCATGATCCCAATAACCATCACCTCCTTTGAGCTTCTGAGAGATACCCTCAAGTGGTGTGCAGAAAACGGATACACCTACATAGGCCACTGCTGTTATGAGTTTTACGAAAAACGATACGAGATCTTCCAAAAGGCAAGCAAAGAGGGTGCAAAGGGAGTGCTATTTGATATTGTAGGGACAACCTGCTACAGCTTGGGAGTAGAAGAAGAGGAAAAGGCATACCACGGAGAATTTACCGTAGAGCTGGACCTAATAAAGGACACCTTAGAAAAGTCCTTGGCTATAAAAGAAGATCTGCCACAAGTTCAAAGGAAAGAAAGTCCAAAATTTGATTTTTCTCCCTACTTTTCTGAGTTTATCCCACCATACTACAAAAAGCCAAAGGCGGTGCCATCTCCACAGGAAGACAGAACAAGAACCGCCGTCCAAAAGGAAGTATTCTTAGGAGAAGCGACCATAGAAGGTAAAGCGGTCAGTTACGAACAAGCCCTTGAAGAGTTAGCCCAGTGGATAGAAAGGTCCCAAAATCCCACCCTTGTTGTAGGGCCCTTGCTCTTTTGGGACTGGCAAGAAGAGGAGCTAAGAAAGAAAGCCCAAGCGATAAAAAAGCTGATCCAAAAGGTTAAAAAATTTCAGGTGAAGGTTCTTCCAGACTACAGGCCCAAACTAAAAAAGTATGACCCTTCTTTGGAAATGGACCCACCGAATCCCCACGAGACGATCCTTCACGACAAAAACGACCTTACCGTGCTTGTGGGAGTGCATTGTTATAGAACGGACTTTGTAATAAGACTTCTCAAAAAGCACACAAAGACCAAAGTAGTAACACTTTGCGGTCTTTACGGACATCCAGAAGCACACCTTTCCACAAGCTTTACAGACGAAAGCAAACTCGCTAAGCTATTAGAACTCCTATGA
- the glp gene encoding molybdopterin molybdotransferase MoeA encodes MMPYEEALDIVLSFCRSLPSEKVFIVDALNRVLAEDVVSQEDRPSFDNSAMDGYAVRWEDIKEATEKSPISLKVIGEMPAGGEGSFKVERGTAVKIFTGAPIPEGADTVIPVEYTETKNGMVFIKTSLKEGANIRRRGEELKAGDVVLEKGTIIRHYEVGILASLNKINVEVSRKPRVAILSTGDEIKDIGEPITKPSQIRTSNNYTLLAGVLSAGGIAYHLGIVEDDPEKLKNVLSQIGEYDVFITTGGVSMGEKDYVKTLVSELGVDVKFHKVRIKPAKPILFGTYNGGKGLFFGIPGNPVSCAIAFDLLVKPALLKMQGAKEYLPKTFKAKIKRDFYRRDAERREFVRAVYWWEGDSLVCDFSQKLQSHMLTSYVGANCYLVVKEGVKEIKEGEEVELILF; translated from the coding sequence ATGATGCCCTACGAGGAAGCACTGGATATAGTCTTATCCTTCTGTAGAAGCTTGCCTTCCGAAAAGGTTTTTATAGTGGATGCACTAAACAGAGTTCTTGCAGAAGACGTGGTTTCCCAAGAAGATAGACCTTCCTTTGACAACTCCGCAATGGATGGGTATGCAGTTAGATGGGAGGATATAAAGGAAGCAACGGAAAAGTCTCCCATATCCTTAAAGGTGATAGGAGAGATGCCCGCGGGAGGAGAAGGGTCTTTTAAGGTGGAAAGAGGCACAGCAGTGAAAATATTTACTGGCGCACCAATTCCGGAGGGAGCAGATACGGTGATACCCGTGGAATATACAGAGACGAAAAACGGAATGGTCTTTATAAAAACCTCCTTGAAAGAGGGGGCAAACATAAGGCGAAGGGGGGAAGAACTAAAGGCTGGTGATGTGGTGTTGGAAAAGGGAACCATAATCAGGCACTACGAGGTAGGGATCTTGGCTTCTTTGAACAAGATAAACGTAGAAGTTTCAAGAAAGCCAAGGGTAGCCATTCTCTCCACCGGAGACGAGATAAAGGACATAGGAGAACCCATAACTAAGCCATCCCAGATAAGAACATCCAACAACTACACTCTTTTGGCTGGAGTGCTCTCCGCTGGAGGTATTGCTTACCATCTTGGTATCGTGGAGGATGATCCAGAAAAGCTTAAAAACGTGCTTTCCCAGATAGGGGAATATGATGTCTTTATAACCACCGGCGGAGTGTCTATGGGTGAAAAGGATTACGTAAAAACCTTAGTCAGTGAGCTGGGAGTAGATGTAAAGTTTCACAAAGTTAGGATAAAACCAGCCAAGCCTATTCTCTTTGGCACATACAATGGTGGAAAAGGTCTTTTCTTTGGCATACCCGGAAATCCAGTTTCTTGCGCTATTGCCTTTGACCTTTTGGTTAAACCAGCCCTTCTGAAGATGCAAGGGGCAAAAGAATATCTTCCCAAAACTTTCAAGGCAAAGATAAAGAGAGATTTTTACAGAAGAGATGCAGAAAGAAGAGAGTTCGTTAGGGCGGTTTATTGGTGGGAAGGCGATAGCCTTGTCTGTGATTTTTCCCAAAAGCTTCAATCCCATATGCTAACTTCTTACGTTGGTGCCAACTGCTACCTTGTGGTAAAAGAAGGAGTTAAAGAAATAAAAGAGGGGGAAGAGGTGGAGCTTATATTATTCTAA
- a CDS encoding phosphatidylglycerophosphatase A family protein translates to MNWELIATGFYLGRFKYGPGTVGTLLGVPLAYLFGFKWWLVLLLGIPLYLLAVKSAEYMLELTREKDPESVVIDEIVGYFFSFLWIEPTLKMIVLAFLVFRVLDILKPFPISLFERLPKGHGVVADDVIAGLLTGFILYLIL, encoded by the coding sequence ATGAACTGGGAGCTGATCGCCACAGGCTTTTACCTTGGAAGGTTCAAATATGGACCTGGGACGGTGGGAACCCTTTTAGGTGTGCCTTTGGCATACCTTTTTGGCTTTAAGTGGTGGCTTGTCTTGCTCTTGGGTATTCCCCTTTACCTTTTGGCTGTAAAAAGTGCAGAGTATATGTTAGAGCTAACCAGAGAAAAAGACCCAGAAAGCGTGGTGATAGACGAGATAGTGGGCTATTTCTTTTCCTTTCTCTGGATTGAGCCCACTTTAAAAATGATCGTTCTTGCCTTTTTGGTCTTTAGAGTTTTGGATATCTTAAAGCCCTTTCCCATAAGTCTTTTTGAAAGATTGCCCAAGGGACACGGAGTGGTGGCGGACGATGTCATTGCAGGATTACTGACTGGTTTTATACTTTACTTAATACTTTAA
- the leuC gene encoding 3-isopropylmalate dehydratase large subunit, with protein MGMTITEKIIADHAGKKEVKAGELVNVKIDLAMANDVTAPLAIKILEKYGIDKVFDPEKIALVLSHFVPAKDIKSAEQAKIVRDFAKKHGIKWFFQEGEGIEHTILPEEGLVVPGDLVVGADSHTCTYGALGAFSTGMGSTDIAYAMATGETWLRVPQSMKFIFYGKPAPWVMGKDLILYTIGQIGVDGALYKAMEFEGEAIKSLSMDQRFTITNMAVEAGAKNGIIAPDEKTIEYVSQRAKKPWKVYESDKDAEYAEIYEWDAGKLEPLVAWPYLPSNVHPVSESTHISIDQAFIGSCTNGRIEDLRIAAKILKGRKVHPYVRCIVIPASKKVYMQALREGLIDVFLEAGCVVSVSTCGPCLGGHMGILAEGERCISTSNRNFPGRMGHPKSEAYLANPAVVAASAVMGRIAHPEELVSLKELEEALA; from the coding sequence ATGGGTATGACAATTACAGAGAAGATCATTGCGGATCATGCGGGTAAAAAAGAAGTGAAGGCTGGGGAGCTTGTAAATGTAAAGATTGACTTAGCTATGGCAAACGATGTAACAGCTCCCTTGGCTATAAAGATTTTAGAAAAGTACGGGATAGATAAGGTTTTTGACCCTGAAAAGATCGCTTTGGTTCTATCCCACTTTGTGCCCGCAAAGGACATAAAGTCTGCAGAACAGGCAAAGATCGTCAGAGATTTTGCCAAAAAGCACGGTATAAAGTGGTTTTTCCAAGAAGGGGAGGGTATAGAGCATACCATTTTGCCCGAAGAAGGTTTGGTAGTTCCCGGAGACTTGGTGGTGGGGGCAGACTCTCACACTTGCACCTACGGTGCCCTTGGAGCCTTTTCCACCGGTATGGGTTCTACGGACATCGCTTATGCTATGGCAACGGGGGAAACTTGGCTTAGGGTTCCGCAGTCCATGAAGTTTATCTTTTATGGAAAGCCAGCGCCTTGGGTTATGGGAAAGGACCTGATCCTTTACACCATAGGACAAATTGGAGTGGACGGAGCCCTCTACAAAGCTATGGAGTTTGAAGGAGAAGCTATAAAGAGTCTTTCTATGGACCAGCGCTTTACCATTACCAACATGGCGGTAGAGGCTGGAGCAAAGAACGGCATAATAGCACCAGACGAAAAGACCATAGAGTATGTATCCCAAAGAGCCAAAAAGCCATGGAAGGTCTATGAAAGCGATAAAGATGCAGAATACGCAGAAATTTACGAGTGGGACGCTGGCAAGTTAGAACCTTTGGTAGCTTGGCCCTATCTTCCCTCCAACGTCCATCCTGTTAGCGAATCCACTCATATATCCATAGACCAAGCCTTTATAGGCTCTTGCACCAACGGAAGAATAGAGGACCTACGCATTGCCGCAAAGATCCTAAAAGGTAGAAAGGTCCATCCCTACGTCAGATGCATAGTGATCCCTGCTTCCAAGAAGGTTTATATGCAAGCATTGAGGGAAGGTCTTATTGACGTTTTCTTAGAAGCAGGATGTGTAGTCTCTGTTTCTACGTGCGGTCCATGCCTTGGGGGTCATATGGGGATATTGGCAGAAGGGGAAAGATGCATATCTACTTCCAACAGGAACTTTCCCGGAAGGATGGGACATCCAAAGAGCGAAGCATACCTTGCTAACCCTGCAGTGGTGGCAGCAAGTGCAGTAATGGGAAGGATAGCCCATCCAGAAGAGCTGGTGAGCCTAAAAGAGCTGGAAGAGGCTCTGGCATGA
- a CDS encoding peptidyl-prolyl cis-trans isomerase: MFGFFVTLLLVSLSWASVVARIGSETIERDEVYSLFQSYWREILHLPIARATKFDVQNFLVELVRAKIIQQEAKKMGITAGKRELEEYIERNIGSKNLSRVVREFIKTELLIDKILDRLVGGVQVNENQIIAYYYLNLRDFKMPAQVGLERFVADSLDSANEAYYRLSKGIEFLEDIKGLRKGETMWYSIQALPEALRKQLSPYHIGTISKPIQTEAGYVIFRVVGRRNEGIIPLEEAKSMVRAKLIREKRQEVLKEWLENTLKKYRVEFYFSQL, from the coding sequence ATGTTCGGGTTTTTTGTTACCCTTCTGCTTGTAAGTCTTTCTTGGGCTTCCGTAGTGGCAAGAATAGGTTCTGAAACAATAGAAAGGGACGAGGTCTATTCACTTTTCCAATCCTACTGGAGGGAGATCCTTCACCTTCCAATAGCAAGAGCTACAAAGTTTGACGTTCAGAACTTTTTGGTGGAGCTTGTAAGGGCAAAAATCATACAACAGGAAGCCAAAAAGATGGGCATTACTGCAGGTAAAAGAGAATTAGAAGAGTATATAGAAAGAAACATAGGCTCTAAGAACTTAAGCAGGGTGGTGCGCGAATTTATAAAAACAGAGCTGTTGATAGACAAGATCCTTGATAGATTGGTGGGTGGTGTGCAAGTAAATGAAAATCAGATAATAGCTTACTATTATTTAAACCTTAGGGACTTTAAGATGCCTGCTCAGGTTGGGCTTGAACGCTTTGTCGCGGATAGTCTTGATAGCGCCAACGAAGCCTATTATCGGCTTTCAAAAGGCATTGAGTTTTTGGAAGACATTAAGGGATTGAGAAAGGGTGAGACTATGTGGTATTCCATACAAGCTTTGCCAGAAGCGCTTCGCAAACAACTCAGTCCCTATCATATCGGAACCATTTCCAAGCCCATTCAAACCGAAGCGGGTTATGTAATATTCAGAGTTGTTGGACGGAGAAACGAGGGCATTATACCTTTGGAGGAAGCCAAATCCATGGTTAGGGCTAAGCTTATAAGGGAAAAAAGGCAGGAGGTTTTAAAGGAATGGTTGGAGAACACATTAAAAAAGTATCGTGTGGAATTTTACTTTTCGCAACTTTAG
- a CDS encoding peptidylprolyl isomerase — protein sequence MVGEHIKKVSCGILLFATLVTFSFAGRLFDRVVASVNGEAILESDLKLGMLFYNSANKQEVLSRLLDVWLINQFVQGKGLSVQEEILDQNILRLAQFNNMSLEELQKELETEGLTLKDLKEFLRREMIFSQGIYAILIREVDVSSVELALEKYKAGEVVVKRVVDVITVEKEDGQKVLSILEKTRDFEEIAKLLGLNPERLSVERGMLVDSLDKEVWNAKVGDLVFAEDKDHIYIARVSEIREEYKGKSIEELREEILLKKLEERKKELIENLRKRSFIKVVQ from the coding sequence ATGGTTGGAGAACACATTAAAAAAGTATCGTGTGGAATTTTACTTTTCGCAACTTTAGTAACATTTTCCTTTGCGGGAAGACTCTTTGATAGGGTTGTTGCATCTGTCAATGGCGAAGCAATCTTGGAAAGCGATTTAAAGCTTGGAATGCTCTTTTACAACTCCGCAAACAAGCAGGAAGTCCTATCAAGACTTTTGGATGTGTGGCTGATAAACCAGTTTGTGCAGGGGAAAGGACTCAGCGTTCAAGAAGAGATCTTGGACCAAAACATACTCAGACTAGCCCAGTTTAACAATATGAGTTTGGAAGAACTCCAAAAAGAGCTGGAAACTGAAGGTCTTACTCTTAAAGACTTAAAGGAGTTCCTAAGACGTGAAATGATCTTTAGTCAGGGTATATATGCGATTTTAATAAGGGAGGTTGATGTTTCTTCTGTAGAGCTTGCTTTGGAAAAATACAAAGCTGGAGAGGTGGTTGTGAAAAGGGTTGTGGATGTAATCACTGTAGAAAAGGAGGATGGGCAGAAGGTGCTAAGCATACTGGAAAAGACAAGGGACTTTGAGGAGATAGCCAAACTTCTTGGGCTTAACCCTGAAAGGTTGTCTGTTGAAAGGGGGATGTTGGTGGATAGCCTTGACAAAGAGGTGTGGAATGCAAAGGTGGGAGATCTGGTCTTTGCAGAAGACAAAGATCACATATACATCGCAAGGGTTTCTGAGATCAGAGAAGAATACAAAGGCAAGTCTATTGAAGAGTTAAGGGAAGAGATCCTGCTAAAAAAGCTGGAGGAGAGAAAGAAGGAGCTAATAGAAAACCTTAGGAAAAGGAGCTTTATAAAGGTGGTGCAATGA
- the tig gene encoding trigger factor has protein sequence MKVSLEEREGLFKSLKVEVEGQIVKESLEEVYNQLIQNVELEGFRRGKAPLWLIKARYRDYIREEVGKKVADATLQKAIEESNLKPVADIYLEEVELDEKENKLAYRVVFEVPPSFELKLEEIENLQVEVPKIEFKEEMVQEEINRLRDQHALWEPVEREIKEGDMVVIQYNVQDLESGETSEGETTVIVGQKFLREEIERELLNKKEGDEITIDSVDLFDAEGKVVGKAKVKIQIKAVKEKVLPEANDDFAKELGFGETWKEAEEKIRDLIKSRLEDYKERVREGAVVKKLLELHEFEVPQTLLRRELGFLVDARLKELASLGIDTKYLDVQGIAKELLPQAVANIKLSYILDKYAQVKNLEVSPEELESEYAKLASLRGVEVDKVKAEIQSSGLEGAIVKDILRTKALKDIINKVVFVEVETKEEKENENT, from the coding sequence ATGAAGGTTAGCTTAGAGGAAAGGGAAGGACTTTTTAAGAGCCTTAAAGTAGAGGTCGAAGGACAAATAGTAAAGGAAAGTTTAGAGGAAGTTTATAACCAACTTATTCAAAATGTAGAATTGGAAGGTTTTAGGAGAGGAAAGGCTCCCCTATGGCTTATAAAGGCAAGGTATAGGGACTACATAAGGGAAGAGGTGGGAAAAAAGGTAGCAGACGCAACATTACAAAAAGCAATAGAAGAAAGCAATCTTAAACCGGTGGCTGACATATACTTGGAAGAAGTGGAGCTTGATGAGAAGGAAAATAAGTTAGCTTACAGAGTTGTTTTTGAAGTTCCACCTTCCTTTGAACTTAAGCTGGAAGAGATTGAGAACTTACAGGTTGAAGTGCCAAAGATTGAATTTAAAGAGGAGATGGTTCAGGAAGAGATAAATAGGCTTAGAGATCAGCATGCCCTGTGGGAGCCAGTAGAAAGGGAAATCAAAGAGGGAGACATGGTAGTCATCCAATACAATGTCCAGGATTTAGAAAGCGGAGAAACTTCGGAAGGGGAAACCACGGTTATAGTGGGTCAGAAGTTTTTGAGGGAAGAAATAGAAAGAGAGCTGTTGAACAAAAAGGAGGGAGATGAGATAACCATAGATAGCGTGGATCTGTTTGATGCGGAGGGAAAGGTGGTAGGTAAGGCAAAGGTTAAGATACAGATAAAAGCAGTAAAGGAGAAAGTGCTTCCGGAAGCTAACGACGACTTTGCAAAAGAACTTGGCTTTGGAGAAACTTGGAAAGAAGCGGAGGAAAAGATAAGGGATCTTATAAAGAGTCGCCTTGAAGATTACAAAGAGCGTGTGCGGGAAGGTGCTGTTGTAAAAAAGTTGTTAGAGCTTCATGAGTTTGAAGTTCCTCAAACCCTTCTTAGAAGGGAGCTGGGCTTTTTGGTAGATGCCAGGCTAAAAGAACTTGCCTCTTTGGGTATAGACACAAAATACTTAGACGTGCAAGGAATAGCAAAAGAACTGTTGCCTCAAGCAGTTGCAAACATAAAACTTAGTTATATTTTGGATAAATACGCTCAGGTAAAGAACTTGGAAGTTTCTCCAGAGGAATTGGAAAGCGAATACGCTAAGCTGGCTTCCTTACGCGGTGTGGAGGTAGATAAAGTAAAGGCGGAAATACAATCCAGCGGTTTAGAAGGCGCCATAGTAAAGGACATCTTAAGAACCAAAGCTCTAAAAGACATAATAAATAAAGTAGTTTTCGTAGAAGTTGAAACTAAGGAGGAAAAGGAAAATGAGAATACTTGA